The sequence AGAACACCCATCCTTAAGCTACCTAATTAATGAATTGCTTGAAGACTATCTAACAGAAAAGGAAAATACAAAACAATGAGCGTTACACATTACGCCAGCGGTGAACCACGAAAATATAGGACTTGCCGCATTTGCTTAAGCATGAAGTTTGTAAGTGAATATGAAGCCATTGAAGGTGACAAGCCTCCGTTGTCAGGTCTTCTGAATGAGCTACTGGAAGACTGGATTATTACTGAACAACTGAAAATCGAATTTAAGAAGGTGAACAAATGAAATCTAGCATCCGAATCACCCTTAGCGAGCGCTGCACACAAGAGTTAATCAAACTTATGAACCAACTCGATATCGACAGCCCCACCACTGCGTCAATACCATCATCACTGAATACTACAAAAACCATTGTCTATCCCTGAAAGAGGAAAATTCTAATGAATCAAGCAACACCAGCACCAACCAATAACAACAAAGCAATTGCTGCCGTAAAATCTCGTTTTGTTCGCCTACCATCTGCTAATACCTACCCTCGTTTCCGTGACATTATCACAGGTATTGAGCAAGCAGACGCCGCCATTCTTTGCCATTACTACCGCAAGCATAGTAATAGTGCTGACAACACCCCTGAGGCCCAATATCTCGTTAACTGCCTTGAGTGGGTATATGGCGAAGGCTTCCAGCCTAATGCTGGCAATGTAATCAATGGTGGTTTACTAAACCTTTGGAAGCCTTCCAGCATTCAACCAAGCGGCCAGCTTGTTAAGCCTGAACAAGTACAACCATTCTTAGAATTCCTACGCCGCTGGTTTCCTAATGACCTTGAACGTCAGTATATGGGCTGGTGGCTCTCTCACACAGTACGCAAACCAGAAGTTAGAATTATCGCCACGCCAGTATTGAGAAGTGAACACGGCATAGGTAAGGGGTTTTTAGTTGAGACTCTGCTTTCTACCCTACTCGGTAAATCTTCTGTAGCGGTATGCGGCCTAAAGGACGTTGTAGGCGATTTTAACGACGTTGTAGAAGGTAAGACGCTGCTATTGATCGATGAGGTGTACAAGAGCAAAAAAAGCACTACAGACGCGCTCAAGAGCTTCCAGGGCAACGCCACTATCCCGCTGCACAGAAAGCACAAGCCAACGATCACCATTGATAACTATCTGAATTTCATCATCACCAGTAATGACCACTTACCGCTAATACTTGAGAAAGGCGATCGCCGCTTTTGGATTCCCGGTTTTATCACTCATAAAGAATCAGTCACCGAGACAGCCGAATTTATCAACACGGTGTTGAAGCCTTGGCTACAGAATGAAAATGGTTTTCAGCTT comes from Pseudomonas cavernicola and encodes:
- a CDS encoding primase-helicase family protein — its product is MNQATPAPTNNNKAIAAVKSRFVRLPSANTYPRFRDIITGIEQADAAILCHYYRKHSNSADNTPEAQYLVNCLEWVYGEGFQPNAGNVINGGLLNLWKPSSIQPSGQLVKPEQVQPFLEFLRRWFPNDLERQYMGWWLSHTVRKPEVRIIATPVLRSEHGIGKGFLVETLLSTLLGKSSVAVCGLKDVVGDFNDVVEGKTLLLIDEVYKSKKSTTDALKSFQGNATIPLHRKHKPTITIDNYLNFIITSNDHLPLILEKGDRRFWIPGFITHKESVTETAEFINTVLKPWLQNENGFQLVRDYLEQVDLSKFRPTDAPPMTTSKQELMGFSTTDKLEEVLADVVEANKVLTVKWVKDTYGGDFEHGLS